A genomic region of Gemmata massiliana contains the following coding sequences:
- a CDS encoding type II toxin-antitoxin system HicB family antitoxin encodes MAKKSTRYTVTDGKMVLVLEVAEEGGFTVTAPFIPGLVTEAETLEDAFAMAKDCAAALKSARAQMARRRKRIS; translated from the coding sequence GTGGCAAAGAAATCGACGCGCTACACGGTGACGGACGGGAAAATGGTCCTCGTGCTCGAAGTTGCTGAGGAAGGAGGGTTCACGGTCACTGCTCCGTTCATTCCGGGGCTCGTCACAGAAGCCGAAACACTTGAGGACGCCTTCGCGATGGCAAAAGACTGCGCCGCGGCGCTGAAATCGGCGCGGGCACAAATGGCGCGTCGGCGAAAACGGATATCCTAA